A single genomic interval of Mycosarcoma maydis chromosome 8, whole genome shotgun sequence harbors:
- a CDS encoding UDP-galactose transporter HUT1 (related to HUT1 - involved in UDP-galactose transport to the Golgi lumen) yields the protein MTLLQLGVCAGSIYTTFLIWGLLQERLTKTPYTAPATLLHPNPQPDYFRSPLFLNTVQALFSSVVACMYLLVRNRGSNKRVTQILGLHTLTPDGIAEKTQNGRASATNGKAAPTRSRWISPLLSRYILIAALQSTASQLGFLSLRYISYPTLTLAKSCKLVPVLVMNVVLYRRKFASYKYAVVGLVTLGIWLFMAFAPSKPGKKAKAPESSSLIGLVLCLLNLVLDGATNSTQDQVFSMFGRQTVSAGQMMLVMNAISAFLMALTLTLPIPLLSTPGQPTQLSTAIAFTQKHPEVWRDIIAYALAGAVGQVSIFETLERFGSLTLVSITVTRKLFTMLLSVVVYKHELSKLQWLGVAVVFAGIGIEAREKRREGLANKVIHDEKRALAKDA from the exons ATGACGCTGCTACAACTCGGCGTGTGTGCCGGCTCCATCTACACCACCTTTTTGATATGGGGTCTACTTCAGGAACGAT TGACAAAAACTCCGTATACAGCGCCAGCGACGCTACTGCATCCAAATCCGCAACCAGACTACTTTCGCTCGCCGCTCTTTCTCAATACTGTTCAAGCGCTCTTTTCCTCTGTGGTTGCTTGCATGTACCTGCTCGTACGAAATCGAGGCTCGAACAAGCGCGTCACACAAATCCTCGGATTACATACATTGACTCCTGATGGCATTGCCGAAAAGACGCAAAATGGTCGTGCATCGGCAACCAATGGCAAAGCCGCACCAACTCGGTCACGGTGGATATCCCCCCTTCTCTCGAGGTACATTCTGATCGCTGCACTGCAGAGCACCGCCTCTCAACTCGGCTTTCTCAGTCTGCGCTACATCTCCTATCCGACACTCACGCTGGCAAAATCATGCAAGCTCGTCCCGGTGCTCGTGATGAACGTTGTGCTATACAGGCGCAAATTCGCCAGCTACAAGTACGCCGTGGTCGGTCTCGTCACACTGGGAATCTGGCTGTTTATGGCGTTTGCACCCTCCAAGCCAGGCAAGAAAGCCAAAGCGCCcgaaagcagcagcctgATCGGCCTCgtgctctgcttgctcaaccTCGTCCTGGATGGTGCGACCAACAGCACCCAGGATCAGGTGTTTTCCATGTTCGGTCGCCAAACCGTCTCGGCAGGACAGATGATGCTCGTCATGAACGCCATTTCCGCCTTTCTCATGGCTCTGACACTGACCCTTCCAATACCACTGCTTTCGACACCTGGTCAGCCAACACAGCTCTCGACAGCGATCGCATTCACCCAGAAACATCCAGAAGTGTGGAGGGATATCATCGCATATGCCCTAGCCGGAGCTGTGGGACAGGTGTCGATCTTTGAAACGCTGGAACGCTTTGGTAGTCTGACGTTGGTGTCGATCACCGTGACGAGGAAGCTGTTTACGATGCTGTTGTCTGTAGTCGTCTACAAGCACGAACTGAGCAAGCTCCAGTGGTTGGGTGTCGCCGTGGTGTTTGCaggcatcggcatcgaggCGAGGGAGAAGAGGAGGGAAGGATTGGCCAATAAGGTCATCCATGATGAGAAGCGGGCGCTTGCCAAAGATGCTTGA
- a CDS encoding uncharacterized protein (related to ATP-binding cassette protein (ABC) transporter), whose product MNKDIELAGLCQADGAAGLVWQDIKVSVPAKRSLGSRLFKSSSAATADAWSEKILLERLSGSIVPGEMLAIMGPSGAGKSTLLDVLSGRKQPTSGHVTVPISAHDVKSISSYVEQSDSLLGVLTVRETIWYSAKLSLPPSTPLSAIDQRTDLVLRDLGLTSVANQKIGTPIQRGISGGQKRRVSIGCSLVTLPKILFLDEPTSGLDTFTAYEVISAIRALATKHGIAVLATIHSPNWEIFSCFDKTLLLSKGRTIYQGKVGGVKGWFEGLGWKCGENTNPADFMVSLVNDDFMQGGQTEAEEVTMQAKVRKGDTKGFAEAWANYASTRVTAATMRRLSISSRSSGHPSAPIGAEAAPSSKEQTKHEAFKPSRSSHASSPSVEEGSSALSVQLSRTITLTRRNFVNYSRNLLAYGVRLSMYIGMGILLATVWVKLAQTSTRINDRLSVHFFSVAFLGFMSVAGIPSFLEERSVLLREANNNLYGPLPFTLANTISTLPLLFLCSTLFSIICYWSIGLHPGADTFFRFLAYLYAGVVAAEFQALLIAAALPIFVAALAVSAFLNGFWMCVQGYFIRSVNLPRFWYYWAHWIDYETYAFSMLVQNDFNGLVFSCSGSLQAGDCSCEFPSSLIAKGTCALRGEDVVEALQLGNISIALGAGILVAIIVVYRVLFYAALRWQLK is encoded by the coding sequence ATGAACAAAGACATCGAATTAGCTGGCCTCTGCCAGGCAGACGGCGCCGCCGGCCTCGTATGGCAAGACATCAAGGTGTCGGTCCCGGCCAAGCGTTCTCTCGGCTCACGACTGTTCAAGTCCTCCAGCGCTGCAACAGCCGATGCTTGGAGCGAGAAGATTCTGCTCGAGAGACTTTCCGGCAGCATCGTTCCCGGTGAGATGCTTGCCATCATGGGCCCCTCGGGTGCTGGCAAGTCTACTCTGCTAGACGTGCTCTCCGGTCGCAAACAGCCTACCTCTGGCCACGTCACCGTCCCCATCTCTGCACATGACGTCAAGAGCATCTCTTCGTACGTCGAGCAGTCCGACTCGCTTCTCGGTGTGCTCACCGTCCGCGAGACCATCTGGTACTCGGCTAAACTCTCTCTTCCGCCTTCCACCCCGCTCTCCGCCATCGACCAACGGACCGACCTCGTCCTCCGCGATCTCGGTCTGACTTCAGTCGCAAACCAGAAGATTGGCACCCCGATTCAACGCGGCATCAGTGGTGGCCAGAAACGTCGTGTTAGCATCGgttgctcgctcgtcacctTGCCCAAGATTCTGTTTCTCGACGAACCCACCAGTGGTCTGGACACCTTCACCGCGTACGAAGTCATTTCGGCGATCCGAGCGCTGGCCACAAAACATGGCATCGCAGTTTTGGCTACAATTCACAGTCCCAACTGGGAAATCTTCAGCTGCTTTGAcaagacgctgctgttgagTAAAGGCAGGACAATCTATCAAGGCAAAGTCGGTGGCGTGAAAGGCTGGTTCGAGGGGTTGGGTTGGAAGTGTGGCGAGAACACGAACCCTGCCGACTTCATGGTTTCCTTGGTGAACGATGATTTTATGCAAGGTGGTCAGACTGAGGCTGAGGAGGTGACGATGCAAGCCAAGGTCAGGAAGGGTGATACGAAAGGGTTCGCTGAAGCTTGGGCAAACTACGCTTCGACGAGGGTTACTGCTGCTACGATGCGACGCTTGTCCATTAGCAGTCGCAGTAGCGGCCATCCTTCGGCACCGATTGGGGCAGAAGCAGCTCCAAGCAGCAAAGAGCAAACCAAACACGAAGCCTTCAAGCCATCACGCTCTTCTCACGCCTCTAGCCCTTCTGTTGAGGAAGGATCGAGCGCTCTATCCGTCCAGTTGTCGCGAACGATCACCTTGACACGTCGCAACTTTGTCAACTACTCTCGCAACCTTCTCGCGTATGGGGTTCGTCTGTCCATGTACATCGGTATGGGCATCCTGCTCGCCACGGTCTGGGTCAAGCTTGCTCAAACATCCACTCGAATCAACGACCGACTGTCGGTGCACTTCTTCTCGGTCGCGTTCCTCGGCTTCATGTCGGTCGCTGGCATCCCTTCGTTCCTCGAGGAACGCTCGGTCCTCCTCCGCGAGGCTAACAACAACCTCTACGGTCCGCTGCCCTTTACGCTCGCCAACACAATCTCGACTCTGCCGCTCCTGTTCCTCTGTAGCACACTGTTTTCGATTATCTGCTACTGGTCCATTGGCTTGCATCCTGGTGCGGACACGTTTTTCCGATTCCTCGCATACCTGTATGCTGGAGTGGTGGCTGCTGAGTTCCAAGCTCTGCTCATCGCTGCGGCGCTACCGATCTTTGTAGCCGCGCTCGCTGTCAGCGCGTTCCTCAACGGATTCTGGATGTGCGTCCAGGGCTACTTTATTCGAAGTGTCAACCTGCCCAGGTTCTGGTACTACTGGGCGCACTGGATCGACTACGAGACCTACGCTTTCAGCATGCTCGTTCAGAACGACTTCAACGGCTTGGTCTTTAGCTGTTCCGGCTCGCTCCAGGCTGGCGACTGTAGCTGCGAGTTCCCCAGCAGTCTGATCGCTAAGGGAACGTGCGCGCTTCGCGGAGAGGATGTCGTCGAGGCCTTGCAACTTGGAAACATCAGCATAGCGCTTGGCGCTGGAATTCTGGTCGCCATCATTGTCGTTTACAGAGTCTTGTTCTACGCTGCCCTGCGATGGCAGCTCAAGTAG
- a CDS encoding uncharacterized protein (related to molybdenum cofactor sulfurase), with amino-acid sequence MSLTLIKAVSTAIKNPHLSLSESVSYQRDKAHFISTHPAYPDASLTSLRKREFSRLDRSSSVYLDYTGAALYASSLVKSHAKWLGSSIAGNPHSTSPASLASSRAMDQARAAVLEFFDADPEVYDVVWTPNATGGFRIVGETYDWHDKTLLIPRDAHNSLNSLARQAERGGGMFEFIEFDQASSAASSSQQADSISKAAYLERLSQSHAEKRAKGMVFFTGQSNITSVKLDLSLLPLASSLGWHVGLDAAALAPSTRISLGSLRNSVDFMVVSLYKICGYPTGLGALLLKKDRYADLTKKSTFYGGNIIGITMDRFDFTLVEGPERFEDGTANFLCMASVKQGLEFAAKWMDKVGRRNEMLIHWLIRELDGIYYTEQQACEGKGSDLEKRSTPDSSVSSTTWHSSASYESSRLEKSIRHASTPAVKLVQVGGPMASSTCARGATLALVFSSRSGLALNYRFVIWAAALENISLRGGPCMCNPGASSAVMQRGLITDLHASFMLAEADVGIVRVSLGTATNFKDMWRLVNFVKKLTDKQWLNERWERYVGEGNAGAKLENDIEALVQMATRKRAQ; translated from the coding sequence ATGTCATTGACATTGATCAAAGCCGTTTCTACGGCCATCAAGAACCCGCACCTGTCCTTGTCTGAGTCGGTCTCCTATCAACGCGATAAAGCTCACTTTATCTCTACTCATCCTGCATACCCGGATGCATCGCTCACCTCTCTCCGCAAACGCGAGTTCTCTCGACTGGACCGTTCGAGTTCTGTTTACCTCGACTACACTGGTGCTGCTCTGTATGCCTCTTCGTTGGTCAAGTCGCACGCAAAATGGCTTGGTTCTTCGATTGCTGGAAACCCACATTCAACCTCACCGGCTTCGCTCGCCTCTTCTCGCGCTATGGACCAAGCTCGTGCAGCGGTGCTCGAGTTCTTCGACGCAGACCCAGAGGTGTACGATGTGGTGTGGACGCCCAACGCCACAGGCGGCTTCCGAATCGTTGGCGAAACGTACGATTGGCACGACAAGACGCTGTTGATCCCTAGAGACGCACACAACTCGTTGAACAgtcttgctcgacaagccGAGCGCGGTGGTGGAATGTTTGAATTTATCGAATTCGATCAAGCCTCGTCGGccgcgtcgtcgtcgcagCAGGCAGATTCCATCTCGAAAGCCGCTTACCTCGAAAGGCTCTCGCAATCCCACGCCGAGAAGCGTGCCAAAGGCATGGTATTTTTCACGGGTCAATCTAACATCACCAGCGTAAAATTGGACCTTAGCCTCCTCCCGCTCGCCTCTTCGCTCGGATGGCACGTCGGTCTAGACGCCGCTGCACTGGCGCCTTCCACCCGAATCAGTCTCGGTTCCTTGCGCAACTCAGTGGATTTCATGGTAGTATCCCTCTACAAGATCTGCGGCTACCCAACCGGGCTTGGAGCACTCTTGCTCAAGAAAGACCGATACGCGGATCTGACCAAGAAATCCACTTTCTACGGCGGAAACATCATCGGTATCACCATGGACAGGTTTGACTTTACGCTTGTCGAGGGTCCTGAGAGGTTCGAAGATGGCACGGCCAACTTTTTGTGCATGGCCAGTGTCAAGCAAGGTTTGGAGTTCGCTGCGAAATGGATGGACAAGGTCGGTCGGAGGAACGAGATGTTGATCCACTGGCTCATTCGTGAACTGGATGGCATCTACTATACCGAACAACAAGCTTGCGAGGGCAAGGGGAGCGATCTCGAAAAGCGCTCCACCCCGGACTCGTCGGTATCGTCTACTACTTGGCACAGTTCGGCGTCGTATGAAAGCTCGAGGCTTGAAAAATCGATTCGTCACGCTTCTACGCCTGCAGTCAAGCTCGTACAGGTTGGAGGACCGATGGCGTCGTCCACATGTGCACGTGGAGCTACGCTCGCGCTCGTATTCAGCTCGCGCTCTGGGCTTGCGCTCAACTATCGCTTCGTCATCTGGGCGGCTGCACTCGAAAACATCTCGCTCCGCGGAGGCCCCTGCATGTGCAACCCAGGCGCTTCTTCCGCTGTCATGCAGCGTGGGCTCATCACTGATCTGCATGCTTCTTTCATGCTCGCAGAAGCCGATGTCGGCATCGTTCGTGTCAGCCTCGGCACCGCCACTAACTTCAAGGACATGTGGAGGCTGGTCAACTTTGTCAAGAAGCTGACCGACAAACAATGGCTCAACGAGCGCTGGGAAAGGTATGTCGGCGAGGGCAACGCCGGGGCCAAGCTGGAAAACGATATTGAAGCTCTGGTCCAGATGGCGACGCGCAAGAGAGCACAGTAA
- a CDS encoding uncharacterized protein (related to ATP-binding cassette (ABC) transporter) — MPGYTDSICVFCGSSPGVKPEYMAAAASVGHAIARHNYRLVYGGGSRGCMSGVSQAVLEVGGHVLGVIPQVMAATVPAGHPGQNLAAPKVVSKEGVGPTVLNPDAGTGHIETIVVQSMHERKQRMAAESNLGFIGLPGGYGTFEEVMEMVTWTQLGIHRKPMVLLNVNGFYTPIKQQIELAVEDGFIAKDGKQLISFVECDASNIDACGDKVLAEAVRLSNELASNGWGYWDWNKPQGPISTAKGGISDNAANKSLELADGETLAVQVSDLTFTFNPDMPPALEHCNLSLKRGSRCLLIGANGAGKSTLLRLLAGKKLCDSKVRVFGKDVFRESPSGVTYLGTEWAMNPVVRSDIVVSAFLDSVGGYRHKARRDRLLDILDVDLTWHMHAISDGERRRVQLCMGLMEPWDLLLLDEVTVDLDVQVRADLLDFLQQETEERHATIIYATHIFDGLQSFPTHLAHMRLGTTTTTLPIDWPATNAADIAALPPTAAADKTRDLSPLLNVSLAWLREDKVVRAEQEAKRGRVRGANRQNETTDSEKFFSKYDYSQSVTR; from the coding sequence ATGCCTGGATACACCGACTCGATATGTGTCTTTTGCGGCTCCTCGCCTGGCGTCAAGCCCGAATACATGGCGGCCGCAGCTAGCGTCGGCCACGCCATTGCCAGGCACAACTACCGTCTCGTCTATGGAGGTGGTTCGCGCGGCTGCATGAGCGGTGTCTCCCAAGCTGTCCTTGAAGTAGGCGGTCACGTCCTCGGCGTCATCCCCCAAGTCATGGCCGCCACCGTCCCTGCGGGTCATCCTGGACAAAATCTGGCGGCCCCCAAGGTCGTCTCCAAGGAAGGTGTCGGCCCTACCGTGCTCAATCCCGACGCAGGCACAGGTCATATCGAAaccatcgtcgtccagtCCATGCACGAAAGGAAGCAGCGCATGGCTGCCGAAAGCAACCTCGGCTTTATTGGCCTTCCTGGTGGATACGGCACTTTCGAAGAGGTCATGGAGATGGTCACTTGGACCCAGCTTGGTATCCACCGAAAGCCCATGGTTctgctcaacgtcaacgGCTTCTACACCCCCATCAAGCAGCAAATCGAGCTTGCTGTCGAGGACGGCTTCATCGCCAAGGATGGAAAGCAGCTCATCAGCTTTGTCGAGTGCGACGCTTCCAACATTGATGCCTGCGGTGATAAGGTGCTCGCGGAAGCAGTTCGCCTCTCCAACGAGCTTGCTTCAAATGGCTGGGGCTACTGGGACTGGAACAAGCCTCAGGGACCCATCAGTACCGCCAAAGGTGGCATCAGCGACAACGCTGCTAACAAGTCTCTCGAACTCGCTGACGGCGAAACGCTCGCTGTACAAGTGTCCGACCTGACTTTCACCTTCAACCCGGACATGCCACCTGCGCTCGAACACTGCAATCTCAGCCTGAAGCGTGGCTCGCGCTGTCTTCTTATCGGTGCCAACGGTGCTGGCAAGTCGACACTCTTACGTCTGCTCGCCGGCAAAAAGCTGTGCGACTCCAAGGTGCGCGTGTTTGGCAAGGATGTCTTCCGCGAGTCTCCTTCCGGCGTTACGTATCTCGGCACCGAGTGGGCCATGAATCCGGTTGTGCGCTCTGACATTGTCGTCTCCGCTTTCCTCGATTCAGTCGGCGGCTACCGTCACAAGGCGCGTCGCGATCGTCTGCTCGACATTCTTGATGTCGATCTCACGTGGCACATGCACGCCATCTCGGATGGTGAACGACGACGTGTTCAGCTGTGCATGGGTCTCATGGAGCCCTGGGacctgctcctgctcgacgaagTGACTGTGGATCTGGATGTCCAAGTTCGCGCGGATCTGCTCGACTTTCTGCAGCAAGAGACCGAGGAGAGGCATGCGACCATCATCTACGCCACTCACATCTTTGACGGATTGCAGAGCTTCCCCACTCATCTGGCTCATATGCGGCTGGGAACGACTACGACCACTTTGCCGATCGATTGGCCTGCCACCAACGCGGCTGATATCGCGGCGCTGCCACCCACTGCGGCTGCTGACAAGACCAGAGACCTGTCGCCATTGCTCaacgtctcgctcgcttggTTGAGAGAGGACAAGGTGGTGCgcgccgagcaagaggctAAGCGCGGCAGAGTCAGAGGTGCCAACCGCCAAAACGAGACCACCGACTCGGAGAAATTCTTCAGCAAGTATGATTACTCGCAGTCAGTCACACGCTAG